Proteins from a single region of Bdellovibrio bacteriovorus HD100:
- a CDS encoding M1 family metallopeptidase, giving the protein MSKAQALNKLLIVVGLLFILLVSMQSHGQILHHKLNVELYPGLKMIKAQDTLTFPKDSPRKISFLLHKDLQVSVTSSDDSLILLHPATQKEPYAEYGLTLGNIDNKVSVQYFGVIFDPVLNDNSNGLIAPEGATLFGSTYWYPFFLGIQKSFEVTVQTPGDWMSLVQGQIASTVVEGSIRTSRFVEIYPQEEIYLVAGPFKSYQVDTPSGKKVQVLLRKDDPALAQNFLTLVPEYIKHFSQIIAPYPYSSFSVVENFWETGYGMPSFTLLGPTVLRLPFILNSSLPHEVLHNWWGNSVYVDYDKGNWCEGLTTYMADYWQQEKAGSERTYRMNTLLNYMDFVAGSPEKDFPLRQFRGRHNSSSQAVGYGKSMMLFHMLEFRFGKEAFHKSLQDFYTRNLFKKASFTDIQNSFESVNNQNLDGFFSQWLDRKGAPEIELGDVRIMKWHDGSTSTTYVLSQKQADLYDLNIPVIWTLESGAEIRQLARLSDKTQFYSLTSPSRPVKVSVDPDFHLFRRLYTEERPATLSSVLGASEVHYYFDPADASAKQFVDVWSQKTEGSDVLHYSGEPLDVPAKGSMVFVGDQQKFVSFMKSQLAEQNLQITDDTISIEGQKYNLKEVSTVLVARLKNHPQQTVVWVRWSPDNTPAEWASRLTHYGTFGVLVFKGRPVILKSTWPVLQSPLQRSL; this is encoded by the coding sequence ATGTCCAAAGCGCAAGCGCTTAACAAGTTGCTGATCGTCGTCGGTCTGCTGTTCATTTTGCTCGTCTCCATGCAGTCCCACGGCCAGATTCTGCATCACAAACTGAATGTCGAGCTGTATCCAGGCCTGAAGATGATCAAGGCCCAGGACACCCTGACCTTTCCCAAGGATTCTCCCCGCAAAATCAGTTTTCTGCTGCACAAGGATTTGCAGGTCTCTGTGACCAGCAGTGATGATTCTCTCATCCTGCTTCACCCAGCAACTCAAAAAGAACCTTATGCTGAATACGGCCTGACATTGGGAAACATCGACAACAAAGTCAGTGTGCAGTATTTCGGCGTGATCTTTGATCCGGTACTGAATGACAACAGCAATGGTCTGATTGCCCCGGAAGGGGCCACTCTGTTTGGCAGCACTTACTGGTATCCCTTCTTCCTGGGCATTCAGAAAAGCTTTGAAGTCACCGTACAGACTCCGGGTGACTGGATGTCTTTGGTGCAGGGTCAGATCGCCAGCACAGTGGTGGAAGGCTCCATCCGCACTTCCCGCTTTGTCGAAATTTATCCGCAAGAGGAAATTTATCTGGTGGCGGGCCCGTTCAAGAGCTATCAGGTGGACACACCTTCCGGCAAAAAAGTACAGGTTCTTCTGCGCAAGGACGATCCAGCCCTGGCCCAGAACTTTTTGACTCTGGTGCCGGAGTACATCAAACACTTCTCACAGATCATCGCTCCTTATCCGTATTCCTCTTTCAGTGTGGTTGAGAACTTCTGGGAAACCGGCTATGGCATGCCAAGCTTCACCCTGCTGGGGCCCACTGTTTTGCGTCTGCCATTTATCTTGAATTCCTCCCTTCCGCACGAAGTGCTGCACAACTGGTGGGGCAACAGTGTTTATGTGGACTATGACAAAGGCAACTGGTGCGAGGGGCTTACGACTTACATGGCTGATTACTGGCAGCAGGAAAAAGCCGGCAGTGAGCGCACTTACCGCATGAACACTTTGTTGAACTATATGGATTTTGTCGCCGGCAGTCCGGAAAAGGACTTCCCACTTCGTCAGTTCCGCGGGCGCCACAACTCCAGCTCCCAGGCTGTCGGCTATGGCAAGTCCATGATGCTGTTCCATATGCTCGAGTTCCGTTTTGGCAAAGAGGCTTTCCACAAGTCTTTGCAGGATTTCTATACTCGCAATTTATTCAAAAAAGCCTCTTTCACCGACATTCAAAACAGTTTCGAATCCGTGAACAACCAGAATCTGGACGGGTTCTTCAGCCAGTGGCTGGATCGCAAAGGGGCCCCGGAAATTGAACTGGGTGATGTGCGAATCATGAAATGGCATGATGGCTCCACCAGTACCACCTATGTGCTCAGCCAAAAGCAGGCGGATCTGTATGATCTGAACATCCCGGTGATCTGGACTCTGGAATCCGGCGCGGAGATTCGTCAATTGGCGCGCCTGTCAGACAAGACCCAGTTCTATTCTTTGACCTCCCCTTCCCGCCCGGTGAAGGTTTCAGTCGATCCGGACTTCCACCTTTTCCGTCGTCTTTATACGGAAGAACGCCCGGCGACGTTGTCCAGTGTTCTGGGGGCCTCTGAAGTTCACTATTATTTTGACCCGGCCGATGCTTCCGCGAAGCAGTTTGTTGATGTGTGGTCCCAGAAAACGGAAGGCAGTGATGTTCTGCACTACAGCGGAGAGCCTTTGGATGTTCCTGCGAAAGGATCCATGGTCTTTGTCGGGGACCAGCAGAAATTTGTCAGCTTCATGAAGTCCCAATTGGCAGAACAAAACCTGCAAATCACGGACGACACTATTTCCATCGAAGGACAGAAGTACAATCTGAAGGAAGTCAGCACGGTCCTGGTCGCACGCCTTAAAAACCATCCGCAGCAAACCGTGGTGTGGGTGCGCTGGAGTCCTGACAACACTCCGGCAGAATGGGCTTCGCGCCTGACACACTATGGAACCTTTGGCGTGTTGGTGTTCAAAGGACGTCCTGTGATCCTGAAATCGACCTGGCCCGTCCTGCAAAGCCCTTTGCAACGATCTCTTTAG
- a CDS encoding type II secretion system F family protein codes for MAKFQYQAKNASGQMVQGEIEAASQQEAIIRLRAQQLLPVRVVAFGASRASAGKTPSLFAPTVKGKDLQIFTRQFATLINAGIPVVDSLKILSEGLRPGLLKEASAQVKTSIEGGRRLADSMAQVPNVFDKLYVNMIQAGEEAGILDGILQRLASYMEKSEKIKAQVKGALVYPMVIIVVAMIVIAGILVFIIPKFMEFFAGSGKEPPMLTLMVVNLSNSMINNWYLYLGVMVIGPMALMQWLKTEGGKDAFDRFIMKAPVFGEVVQKSAIARLTRTLSTLLSSGVGLIEAIEISAKTAGNVVIEQSLLRCKESVTAGRTFASPLAKEKAFPEMVVQMISIGEQSGTMDIMLGKIADFYEDEVETAVKAMTSLLEPLLMVVLGGIIAVLVVAMYLPIFNMADVVQ; via the coding sequence ATGGCAAAATTCCAGTATCAGGCCAAGAATGCCTCTGGCCAAATGGTTCAGGGCGAGATCGAAGCCGCTTCCCAGCAGGAAGCCATCATCCGTCTGCGCGCCCAGCAGCTTCTGCCAGTGCGAGTGGTGGCCTTCGGGGCTTCCCGCGCTTCGGCGGGAAAAACTCCCAGTTTGTTTGCTCCGACGGTCAAAGGTAAGGATCTGCAGATTTTCACGCGTCAGTTTGCAACTTTGATCAACGCCGGTATCCCGGTGGTGGATTCTTTGAAAATCCTGTCTGAAGGTTTGCGTCCGGGTCTTCTGAAAGAGGCCTCGGCCCAGGTGAAAACGTCGATCGAGGGCGGTCGTCGCCTGGCGGACTCGATGGCGCAGGTGCCAAACGTATTTGATAAGTTGTATGTGAATATGATCCAGGCCGGGGAAGAAGCCGGTATCCTTGACGGGATTCTGCAGCGTCTGGCCAGTTACATGGAAAAATCCGAAAAAATCAAGGCCCAGGTGAAAGGCGCCTTGGTGTATCCGATGGTTATCATCGTCGTGGCGATGATCGTGATCGCCGGTATTTTGGTATTCATCATTCCGAAGTTCATGGAATTCTTCGCTGGTTCCGGTAAAGAGCCACCAATGCTGACCTTGATGGTGGTGAACTTGAGTAACTCGATGATCAACAACTGGTATCTGTACCTGGGTGTGATGGTGATCGGCCCGATGGCATTGATGCAGTGGCTGAAAACCGAGGGTGGTAAAGACGCCTTTGACCGTTTTATCATGAAAGCGCCGGTGTTTGGTGAAGTGGTGCAAAAATCCGCGATCGCGCGTTTGACACGCACATTGTCGACGTTGTTGTCCTCAGGTGTGGGTTTGATCGAGGCGATTGAGATTTCGGCGAAGACCGCGGGTAACGTGGTGATTGAGCAGTCCCTGCTTCGCTGTAAAGAGTCCGTCACTGCGGGTCGTACCTTTGCGTCCCCGCTGGCGAAGGAAAAAGCCTTCCCCGAGATGGTGGTTCAGATGATCTCTATCGGGGAGCAGTCCGGTACAATGGATATCATGCTGGGTAAAATTGCGGACTTCTATGAAGATGAAGTTGAAACTGCCGTGAAAGCGATGACCTCATTGCTGGAGCCATTATTGATGGTTGTTCTGGGTGGTATCATCGCGGTTCTGGTTGTGGCGATGTATCTTCCGATCTTCAACATGGCGGATGTGGTTCAATAG
- a CDS encoding DsbA family oxidoreductase, translated as MKHKAVLYSDFNCPFCYALEERLVALRLAAFVEWRGVQHAPELTVPMQLANLGFAQSIEREVVMVKELMPEVDIAFPIGKPNTLKAIQYSIAASRQDPLLGLVFRHTLAREFWVNGEDISDEAIIKNVAHQFQLDSLRVDSAAESEADRWQREWQHLGTGAVPTLVRDDGETLTGLQSVEALKGFFGE; from the coding sequence ATGAAGCACAAGGCAGTTCTGTACAGCGATTTCAATTGTCCATTTTGTTACGCTCTTGAAGAGCGCCTGGTGGCGCTTCGGTTGGCGGCTTTTGTCGAGTGGCGGGGTGTTCAGCACGCGCCCGAATTGACGGTGCCGATGCAGCTGGCGAATCTGGGGTTTGCTCAAAGTATCGAACGCGAAGTGGTGATGGTGAAGGAATTGATGCCAGAGGTTGACATCGCTTTTCCCATTGGAAAACCCAACACATTGAAAGCCATTCAGTATTCAATCGCAGCCTCCCGGCAGGATCCTTTACTGGGGTTGGTGTTCAGGCACACTCTGGCCCGGGAATTCTGGGTGAATGGCGAAGACATTTCCGATGAAGCGATTATCAAAAATGTGGCTCATCAGTTCCAGCTGGACTCTTTGAGGGTCGACAGTGCTGCCGAATCGGAGGCGGATCGCTGGCAAAGAGAATGGCAGCACCTGGGGACGGGCGCAGTGCCCACGTTGGTCCGGGACGACGGTGAGACTTTGACGGGCCTGCAATCCGTCGAGGCGTTGAAGGGCTTTTTCGGGGAATGA
- a CDS encoding pseudouridine synthase has product MELLYKDEYFIAVNKPSGFHVHPHENVQHRVSRDKICLYHARRMMKQHVYPVHRLDAGTSGVLLFALSSESASKLCRLFTERATHKTYQAVVRGFVKEEGEVQLPLELDSTGDLVDAHTSFKRLATVEFPVAVGKKFPTARYSWVEVTPHTGRYHQIRRHFNRISHPLLGDAVHGDSHHNRFFRNHLEIEGLCLKALRLEFTHPWSGEKVSIEAPPCDKWKKIQLLFDPALPLEGKLKSL; this is encoded by the coding sequence GTGGAGTTATTGTATAAAGATGAATATTTTATTGCCGTGAACAAGCCTTCTGGCTTTCATGTGCATCCTCACGAGAATGTCCAGCACCGGGTCTCCCGCGATAAGATCTGCCTTTACCACGCCCGTCGTATGATGAAGCAGCACGTGTATCCGGTGCACCGCCTGGATGCCGGCACCAGTGGGGTGCTGCTGTTTGCCCTTTCTTCTGAGTCTGCCAGTAAACTGTGCCGCCTGTTCACCGAGCGCGCCACCCATAAAACCTATCAGGCGGTCGTGCGTGGTTTCGTAAAGGAAGAAGGCGAAGTGCAGCTGCCCTTGGAACTGGATTCCACCGGCGATCTGGTTGACGCCCATACCAGCTTTAAACGCCTGGCGACCGTGGAATTCCCCGTGGCCGTCGGTAAAAAATTCCCCACCGCCCGCTATTCCTGGGTGGAGGTCACCCCGCACACCGGTCGCTACCACCAGATCCGCCGTCACTTCAACCGCATCTCTCATCCATTACTGGGGGACGCCGTTCATGGCGATTCCCACCACAACCGTTTCTTCAGAAATCACTTGGAAATCGAGGGTTTGTGCCTGAAAGCCCTGCGCCTGGAGTTCACGCACCCCTGGAGTGGCGAAAAAGTCTCTATCGAGGCCCCGCCTTGCGATAAATGGAAGAAAATTCAACTTCTGTTTGATCCGGCACTTCCGCTTGAGGGCAAACTGAAATCCCTTTGA
- a CDS encoding phospholipase D-like domain-containing protein: protein MKKTENFGTLLGVLLLSATLISCQTPAHRNPSSVDVPPDVAPYVQKLYSDKLQAELNKERLQILKRRQSTPHPHKKDSFPQETREEREYKEMNARQDRQLQVVNQSSALAQQRINALRADTPVSVMTSNNESWRVQEQLLEMKSVSEFALRDGQIQRLFKFDRMHAKDYQIQIKNYLISVDDPNEERKNEHFDATVTCDGPFRIKKTFSDKKFVAHQRATFRMYDSKYNGDNLRLIPANSVTSCELKAGPAGAPAQFGVRFVEPANPYLDLHNLVEGCLMPRTDNLSGIEKFFLTDKYASMTCPQAVPAVVNLPEAVDSLKSKAEVLLGQPLPSQFMDLHDPYAPLDFSKAPFFDSIYVSYLVFRADYYGTFMARLLDFHAQRGTKVKILVAGVITLEKDEVLLRKLEARNPNIQLQELKYKVPSGGSLGDRFDRLHRSMHVKLLLTMSKKDPKNNVAFIGGRNIHDGFIFKKPYDYPRPEMVNYVKGDESFVHWRDFEFKVHDKDFTEKVAAHFLTLWDRDYKTMQFRSINVNVPMASQISPSYFNSREPLVRHFMSVPYKDDESLIQFYVEMLDSAKKKIMISTPYFRPPTPIVEALERAAARGVQVTVITRLDLKGDTVDWILSESNKPTVNRLYQQLSIYEYTEPKVILHSKIVLIDDVYSFLGSVNLNKRSFIHDMENGAMIYGAAYNREMTEIYNQYKKDSRLIDDRLKRNYFKALILGVFDTEF from the coding sequence ATGAAAAAGACTGAAAACTTTGGAACGCTGCTTGGTGTTTTGCTTCTTTCTGCCACTTTGATTTCCTGCCAGACTCCGGCACATAGAAATCCCAGCTCCGTCGACGTCCCTCCCGATGTAGCCCCCTACGTGCAAAAGCTTTATAGCGACAAACTGCAAGCAGAACTCAACAAAGAACGACTGCAGATTCTGAAAAGAAGGCAGTCCACGCCACATCCACACAAAAAAGACTCTTTCCCTCAGGAAACCCGCGAAGAGCGTGAGTACAAGGAAATGAACGCCCGTCAAGACCGTCAGCTGCAGGTCGTAAACCAAAGCTCTGCCTTGGCTCAGCAACGTATCAATGCCCTTCGTGCTGACACACCGGTATCTGTCATGACCAGCAACAACGAATCATGGCGCGTTCAGGAACAACTGCTGGAGATGAAATCTGTCTCTGAGTTTGCTCTGCGTGACGGTCAGATTCAGCGCCTTTTCAAATTCGACCGCATGCACGCCAAAGACTATCAAATTCAGATCAAAAACTATCTGATCAGTGTTGATGATCCGAATGAAGAACGTAAAAACGAACACTTCGACGCGACAGTCACCTGTGACGGCCCCTTCCGCATCAAAAAGACTTTCTCTGACAAAAAGTTTGTGGCCCATCAGCGCGCCACTTTCCGGATGTACGACAGCAAATACAACGGCGACAACCTGCGCCTGATCCCCGCAAACTCCGTCACCAGCTGTGAGCTGAAGGCCGGACCGGCCGGGGCCCCGGCACAATTTGGAGTTCGCTTCGTTGAACCCGCCAATCCCTATCTGGATTTGCACAATCTGGTCGAAGGCTGTCTGATGCCTCGCACGGACAACCTAAGCGGAATTGAAAAGTTCTTCCTGACCGACAAATATGCCTCCATGACCTGCCCTCAAGCTGTTCCCGCGGTGGTGAACCTGCCAGAGGCTGTGGACTCTTTGAAGTCCAAAGCCGAAGTGCTGCTGGGTCAGCCGCTTCCATCCCAGTTTATGGATCTGCACGATCCTTATGCACCCTTGGATTTTTCCAAGGCCCCGTTCTTTGACAGCATCTATGTTTCCTATCTGGTTTTCCGCGCGGACTACTATGGCACCTTCATGGCACGCCTTCTGGATTTCCACGCCCAACGCGGCACCAAGGTGAAAATTCTGGTGGCCGGCGTGATTACTTTGGAAAAAGACGAAGTCCTGCTAAGAAAACTGGAGGCTCGGAATCCGAACATCCAGCTGCAGGAGCTGAAATACAAAGTTCCATCCGGTGGCAGTCTGGGCGACCGCTTCGATCGCCTGCATCGCTCCATGCACGTGAAGCTGCTTTTGACCATGTCGAAAAAAGACCCAAAAAACAACGTGGCCTTTATCGGCGGTCGCAACATCCACGATGGCTTTATCTTTAAAAAACCCTACGACTATCCCCGCCCGGAAATGGTGAACTATGTGAAGGGCGATGAAAGCTTCGTGCACTGGCGCGACTTTGAATTCAAAGTTCACGACAAGGACTTCACTGAAAAGGTGGCAGCGCACTTTCTGACCCTGTGGGACCGGGACTATAAAACGATGCAATTCCGCAGCATCAACGTCAACGTGCCGATGGCGTCCCAGATCAGTCCCTCTTACTTCAACAGCCGCGAGCCTTTGGTGCGTCACTTTATGTCGGTGCCTTACAAGGACGATGAAAGTCTGATTCAGTTCTATGTGGAAATGCTCGACAGCGCGAAAAAGAAAATCATGATCTCCACCCCGTACTTCCGCCCACCGACACCGATTGTGGAGGCGCTGGAACGAGCGGCGGCCCGTGGAGTTCAGGTCACAGTGATCACCCGGCTGGATTTAAAGGGCGACACCGTCGACTGGATCCTGAGTGAATCGAACAAACCGACCGTGAATCGCCTGTATCAGCAGCTTTCCATTTACGAATACACCGAACCCAAGGTGATTCTGCATTCAAAAATCGTCCTGATTGACGACGTGTATTCTTTCCTGGGATCGGTGAATTTGAACAAGCGCAGTTTCATCCACGACATGGAAAACGGCGCGATGATTTATGGCGCTGCCTATAACCGAGAAATGACGGAAATCTACAACCAGTACAAAAAAGATTCACGGCTGATCGACGACCGTCTGAAAAGAAACTACTTTAAAGCCCTGATCCTGGGTGTATTCGACACAGAATTCTAA
- a CDS encoding two-component system sensor histidine kinase NtrB, with translation MRLSFALQNSKNQGLTVEFTRVSLFALILLISAVSSVFQEGFINWQILGPFYAILSVAFGAHVVWFSMWDRLLKSPWLLFAGFVVDSLLISFLIYYSGINQSLFLFLHLVNILLAGIACRGVGAVTLALFTSIFFTVAALFSPEMKALNFFFLLALNNIAFFSVAGLSGYLSEQLQTVGKELSETGASLRSAQELNEVLVENIPTGMVSFTESGEVVKANSSAAEILGYSDLSTLNWYELFPETRRSEGLFKGDVKYTPQNEANAKILGMTLSKIYSPELKAHLSIGLFDDLTKIRQLEYAARQNEKLAAVGGLAAGIAHEIRNPLAGISGSIELLTQTVNNDDDRKLMKIVLREIDRLNNLITEFLDYARPEVPPTDAVDLSSLLTEVLDSMKLNAQVRADVEQVREYEAGLKILGRRDKLKQAFLNIIINSYQAMNDSQKPQIAVKALVTDKEVRVRIRDAGCGMSEATRKKMFEPFHTTKPKGTGLGLAVTHKILEGHGAQVFVESEVGVGTEFILTFPRAH, from the coding sequence ATGCGTTTAAGTTTTGCTTTGCAGAACAGTAAAAATCAGGGGCTGACGGTGGAATTTACCCGCGTCAGCCTTTTTGCGTTGATTTTGCTGATCAGTGCGGTTTCCAGTGTGTTTCAGGAAGGTTTCATTAACTGGCAGATTCTGGGACCGTTTTACGCGATCCTGAGTGTGGCCTTTGGCGCGCATGTGGTGTGGTTCTCGATGTGGGACCGCCTGCTGAAAAGTCCGTGGCTGTTGTTCGCGGGCTTCGTCGTTGACTCCCTGCTGATTTCTTTTTTGATCTATTACTCCGGAATTAATCAGTCGCTGTTTTTGTTCCTGCACCTGGTGAATATCCTGCTGGCGGGGATTGCCTGCCGGGGTGTGGGGGCGGTGACACTGGCCCTGTTCACAAGCATCTTCTTTACGGTGGCGGCGCTGTTCTCGCCAGAGATGAAGGCGTTGAATTTCTTCTTCCTGCTGGCTTTGAACAACATTGCGTTCTTCTCGGTGGCGGGTCTTTCCGGGTACCTGAGTGAGCAGCTGCAAACAGTCGGGAAAGAGCTTTCGGAAACAGGCGCCAGCCTTCGTTCGGCTCAGGAGCTGAACGAGGTTCTGGTTGAAAACATCCCGACCGGGATGGTGTCTTTCACTGAATCCGGCGAAGTGGTGAAAGCCAATTCATCGGCGGCCGAGATCCTGGGGTATTCCGATCTTTCCACTTTGAACTGGTACGAACTGTTCCCGGAAACCCGCAGGTCTGAAGGATTGTTCAAAGGGGATGTGAAGTACACTCCTCAAAATGAAGCCAACGCCAAGATTCTGGGTATGACCTTGTCAAAGATCTATAGTCCCGAGTTGAAAGCGCATCTGTCTATTGGCTTGTTTGATGACCTGACCAAGATTCGCCAGCTTGAATATGCTGCCAGACAAAATGAAAAGCTGGCGGCCGTTGGTGGTTTGGCCGCGGGGATTGCCCATGAAATTCGCAACCCGCTGGCGGGTATCAGTGGCAGTATCGAGCTTTTGACCCAGACGGTGAACAACGACGATGACCGCAAACTGATGAAAATCGTTTTGCGTGAAATTGACCGCTTGAACAATTTGATCACCGAATTCCTGGATTATGCCCGTCCGGAAGTGCCGCCAACAGATGCGGTGGACCTTTCTTCGCTGCTTACGGAAGTGCTGGATTCGATGAAACTCAATGCCCAGGTTCGCGCCGATGTTGAACAGGTGCGCGAGTACGAGGCTGGGTTGAAGATCCTGGGCCGCCGGGACAAATTGAAACAGGCATTCCTGAACATCATCATCAATTCCTATCAGGCTATGAATGATTCTCAGAAACCGCAGATTGCGGTGAAGGCTCTGGTCACTGACAAAGAGGTGCGTGTGCGCATTCGTGATGCCGGGTGTGGCATGAGTGAGGCGACACGCAAGAAGATGTTTGAACCTTTCCATACGACAAAGCCCAAAGGCACAGGCCTTGGTCTAGCTGTGACTCATAAGATTTTAGAGGGACACGGGGCGCAGGTGTTCGTGGAGAGTGAAGTGGGCGTAGGTACTGAGTTTATTTTGACTTTCCCCAGAGCACACTGA
- a CDS encoding ferritin-like domain-containing protein — translation MTKENKKVVDLLNEIIEMEISGVVRYLHYALMVKGPNRIPIVKWFHEQANEGYQHASMMGEKVTALGGHPTLRVSPVPETKTHKVLDILKESLEFEQAALAKYKAVLKHCGDDVALEELIRSMVRMETEHIEEVVKMLDTTH, via the coding sequence ATGACTAAAGAAAACAAAAAAGTAGTAGATCTTTTGAATGAAATTATCGAGATGGAGATCTCTGGCGTTGTTCGTTACTTGCACTATGCATTGATGGTGAAAGGTCCGAACCGCATTCCTATCGTTAAATGGTTCCATGAACAGGCTAACGAAGGTTACCAGCATGCTTCCATGATGGGTGAAAAAGTGACGGCTCTGGGCGGGCACCCCACTTTGCGTGTGTCTCCGGTTCCTGAAACTAAAACCCACAAGGTTTTGGACATCCTTAAAGAAAGTCTTGAGTTCGAACAAGCAGCTTTGGCGAAGTACAAAGCAGTGCTGAAGCACTGTGGTGATGACGTAGCCCTGGAAGAGTTGATCCGCTCCATGGTTCGTATGGAAACTGAGCACATTGAAGAAGTTGTGAAAATGCTGGACACCACTCACTAG
- a CDS encoding sigma-54-dependent transcriptional regulator codes for MKSRILVVDDEESIREFLEIMLKKEGYEITLAEDGQKAKDLLAKKTFDMIISDLQMPHVTGIELLKHVKESYPDTVFMLITAFGTTETAVEAMKMGAYDYLTKPFKIDEVRLNIQNALRSRNLEVENRSLKKELVKEYSFQNMVGNSPVMHAIYDMVKRVSQTPTNVLITGESGTGKEVVAKAIHYNGPLKDRPFVTVNCGAIPENLMESEMFGHKKGSFTGAVADKAGLFEVADGGTLFLDEVGELPLTIQVKLLRAIQERVIRRVGATEDMKVDVRIIAATNRNLEEMVQKGGFRQDLFYRLNVINIKTPGLRERRDDIPLLANHFLKKYNERLNKNIGAISADAMEILKKYDYPGNVRELENMIERTVALEGGATILPESLPPMVNTSSGRKMASSNEIEIGDDGVDLDKVMGQIEKELLIKAIHSAGGVKKRAAKLLHISFRSMRYRIEKYNLGVVGDDELDDE; via the coding sequence ATGAAGTCGAGAATTCTTGTTGTCGATGACGAAGAATCAATACGCGAGTTTTTAGAGATCATGCTGAAAAAAGAAGGGTATGAAATCACTTTGGCTGAAGACGGCCAAAAGGCGAAAGACCTTCTTGCGAAAAAAACATTTGATATGATCATCTCAGACTTGCAGATGCCCCATGTGACGGGGATCGAGCTTCTGAAGCACGTCAAAGAATCCTATCCGGATACAGTCTTCATGCTGATCACAGCGTTCGGTACAACCGAAACTGCCGTGGAAGCGATGAAGATGGGTGCTTATGATTATCTGACAAAACCATTCAAAATTGATGAAGTCCGTCTGAACATCCAGAACGCACTTCGTTCCCGCAACTTGGAAGTGGAAAACAGATCCTTGAAAAAGGAACTGGTAAAAGAATACTCCTTCCAGAACATGGTGGGGAATTCCCCGGTCATGCATGCGATCTACGATATGGTCAAGCGTGTCTCCCAGACGCCAACCAACGTTTTGATCACAGGGGAATCCGGTACGGGTAAAGAGGTTGTGGCCAAGGCGATTCACTATAACGGTCCGTTGAAAGACCGTCCATTTGTAACAGTGAACTGCGGTGCCATCCCTGAGAACCTGATGGAATCCGAAATGTTCGGTCACAAAAAAGGCTCTTTCACCGGTGCGGTGGCTGATAAAGCGGGTCTTTTTGAAGTGGCTGACGGCGGAACGCTGTTCCTGGATGAGGTCGGTGAATTGCCATTGACGATTCAGGTAAAGCTTCTTCGTGCGATTCAAGAGCGTGTGATCCGCCGCGTGGGTGCGACGGAAGACATGAAGGTGGATGTGCGTATCATCGCCGCGACCAACCGTAATTTGGAAGAGATGGTTCAAAAGGGCGGTTTCCGTCAGGATTTGTTCTATCGTCTGAATGTTATCAATATCAAAACGCCGGGTCTTCGTGAGCGTCGTGATGATATCCCGCTTTTGGCAAATCACTTCCTGAAAAAGTACAACGAACGTCTGAACAAAAACATCGGTGCGATCAGCGCGGATGCGATGGAAATCCTGAAAAAGTACGACTATCCAGGGAACGTGCGTGAGCTTGAAAACATGATCGAGCGCACCGTGGCTTTGGAAGGCGGGGCGACGATTCTTCCGGAATCTTTGCCACCGATGGTGAACACCTCTTCCGGTCGCAAGATGGCTTCCTCCAATGAAATCGAAATCGGTGACGATGGGGTTGATTTGGACAAGGTGATGGGTCAGATCGAAAAAGAACTTCTGATCAAAGCCATCCACTCTGCCGGCGGCGTGAAAAAGAGAGCTGCAAAGCTGCTTCATATCTCCTTCAGATCCATGCGATATCGCATTGAAAAGTATAATCTAGGCGTAGTCGGCGACGACGAGCTCGACGACGAATAA